The DNA segment CCGTTTGCCCCTCGCAGACCACACAGATGCGCACGACGGTTACCCTCCCACACTCTCTTTGAGCCAGATATCGGAGGGAAGGTAATCGTCCTCCAGCCACGACTGGTACTCCTTGCGAGACAACTTGTGGAATTGCGACTCGCCGTTGGGGGCGCGCACGATGATGATGTTGTCGAGGTCAAAACAGTCCACCAGGTAGGGCGACTGGGTGGCGACAATCACCTGCCGGTAGCGTGCAACCCGCTTGAACATTGCGGCAATCAGCGTCATGGCGTGCGGGTGTAGCCCGAGTTCAGGCTCATCGAACAGCAGCACGTTGGGCAGGCGCTCGATCGGAAGGTTGAGCAGCGTGATCAGACAAAAGAGACGCAGCGAGCCATCGGAAGTGAGGTGCGAACCAAAGACCTTGTCGCTGTATTGCCCCACCCAGCGCAACAGCACCTTGCCGTGAACCGGTTCGAGGATGAAATCTTTGAAGGTCGGCAGCACACGGCGAATCTGCGCGACGATGAGATCGTAGCGCTTGCGGTCATTTTCGCGAAGGTCGAGCAGGACTGCCGCGAGATTCCCCCCGTCATCGCGCAGATGGACACAATCGGTGATGTCCCAGCTCATGTGGATGGGCGCCTTCAGCGACGTTTCGTGGAAGTGGTAGGTGCTACATGAGCGGAGCAGAGAAAGGATGGTCCTCGCGGTTCTGTTCTGTTGCTCCGGCAGGCTCGACTCTTTGCCGATAGCATCGAGCCCGGTCCAGTGGGCAGGATCGGGATGGTTGAAATCCGAGAAGCGGTAGGCCTCGTGTGTGACCACAAGGGTGTCGTTCGCGACATGAACAAGATCGAAGCTGTAGTCGTTACAGCCCTGTTGGGTTTCGATGCTGACTTCCGCATGAAGGCGCGGCGTTGTCCGTGCGCCCATGAACAGCAGGTCGTCACCGCCGCCATACCTGGCCACAAAGCCTTGGAGATTTTTCGCTGTGAGCATGAAGCTCACCATTTCGAAAAAGCGGATCAGGTTTGATTTACCGGTGCCATTACCGCCGATCAACACGCCAAGCTGCGGCAGCTCCAGCCTGGCGACATTCTTGATGCTGCGAAAACCTTCGATCGTCACCGTTTTGATGCGATTTGCCGCGGCGGGTGCAGGCGGGGTGGGGCTCGATGGAGATGGGGCGGTGTTGTTCGTCATCACGTTGAGCTCATTTCTTCAGTGACGGTTGTCAAAAAAAGTGCCCAACCGCCCCAGCAACCCGCCAACAAGCGCGCCCACGCCGCGCAGCGGGTGCAGGTCGAGCGCCTCGTTGCCGCAGCGTGGGCATTGGCTGGGGGGAAGGTCCTTGGCCGTCAAGGCATCCGAGCGCGGCTGCCAGCGGGTGTGCCAGCCGCAGCGCGGGCAGTGGATGTTGAGGGGTTGTGGCGGGATGGGCATGGCGGCGTCTTGGGCGAAGGGTTCAGGCGTCTTGCTCCACCACCGGGTAGCAGGCGGCGCCCCAGTCGACTTCCGGGTGGTCGAGCATCAGTTCCAGCATCAGCGGCACGAACTTGCCGAGGAGGTTGCCGCAGTCGCGCAGTTGCTTGCGGTTGACCCGGCTGCCCCAGGTGGCGCCGCCGTGAACGAGCTGGTTGCGCAGCGTGTAGAGGCGTGTGAACACCAGCCCCAAAATCTCCGGCGTCTTGCCACGCGCCAGCGCCTGCTGGGCCAGTTGTTTGCCTTTGGCGAAGCGGCTTTCCCATTCGGCCTGCGAGATGCGGCCGGCGTGCCAGTCCCAGAACGCCTGAAAGACGTAGGGCGTATCCAGCAGCACGCGGATGCCGCCGGAGAACTCGCGCCAGACCAGGTCATCCAGCCGCCCGTGGTCGATGGCGCAGAGCTGCTCCAGAAAGTCGATGAAGGTGGCCTGCTCGGAAAGCCCCTGCCGCTCGTCGATGTCGCGGGCGTAAGCGGCGTTGAAGGCGATCCACAGGAAGATGAAGCGGCCATCGAGGTCGCCCGCCTGCTCCGCCGCCTCGGCCCGTGCCAGCCAGCTCAAGGCCCGATGCAGGCGCAGGTTGAGGTTGGGCGGGTAGCCGTCGCGCACCGCGCGGTGGCGGGATTTGAGGGTGGCGTGGGTCATGGGGTAGCGGCCAATTGCGGGGTGATGGTGTCGATGAGTGGTAACTTCTCAATAACTCACGGCACGCCCTTGGCGGCTAAAGCCCGTTGGCGCACGATCTCGGGCAACGGTGGGATAGCGCCCACCTGCCCAATCCGGTCGTTGAGGTAGTCCCAGAAGGAGATCCCGAGCTTACGACAGGTCTTCTTCAGGCTGGCAAAGGTGTCGCGGCAGCGGCGTCCCAGATCACTGCGGGTTCCGCCACTGATCTTGCGCCATTTGACGTAGCTGCGGATGTCGTTCTCGCTACCGTTGGTGTGTAGCGGGATGTCGGGGCGCAGGAGCACGAGAAGGAGTTCTTGCTGATGGGCCTTGAGGCGCTTGAGGAGCGCATTGAGCGTGGCCCAAGAGGTTTTCTGGGTGAACAGGGCCTTGAAGCGGGCGCGTAGGCCGGCGATGGCGTCGGGATCGGGGTCGCACCGGTACGCCTTGAGGTCGGCGTAGAGCGCCCAGAGTTGGGCGCGCACCCGCTGCTGATCCTGGCGGTGGCGCTCATTGAGTGGGATGAGCGTATGAATCCGGCGTTCGGCGTGCACCCAGCACAGGGCATGGAGCAGGATGGCGA comes from the Allochromatium tepidum genome and includes:
- a CDS encoding AAA family ATPase, with the protein product MTNNTAPSPSSPTPPAPAAANRIKTVTIEGFRSIKNVARLELPQLGVLIGGNGTGKSNLIRFFEMVSFMLTAKNLQGFVARYGGGDDLLFMGARTTPRLHAEVSIETQQGCNDYSFDLVHVANDTLVVTHEAYRFSDFNHPDPAHWTGLDAIGKESSLPEQQNRTARTILSLLRSCSTYHFHETSLKAPIHMSWDITDCVHLRDDGGNLAAVLLDLRENDRKRYDLIVAQIRRVLPTFKDFILEPVHGKVLLRWVGQYSDKVFGSHLTSDGSLRLFCLITLLNLPIERLPNVLLFDEPELGLHPHAMTLIAAMFKRVARYRQVIVATQSPYLVDCFDLDNIIIVRAPNGESQFHKLSRKEYQSWLEDDYLPSDIWLKESVGG
- a CDS encoding HEPN domain-containing protein — translated: MTHATLKSRHRAVRDGYPPNLNLRLHRALSWLARAEAAEQAGDLDGRFIFLWIAFNAAYARDIDERQGLSEQATFIDFLEQLCAIDHGRLDDLVWREFSGGIRVLLDTPYVFQAFWDWHAGRISQAEWESRFAKGKQLAQQALARGKTPEILGLVFTRLYTLRNQLVHGGATWGSRVNRKQLRDCGNLLGKFVPLMLELMLDHPEVDWGAACYPVVEQDA